The sequence aactctgcggctcgacagaaaacacactaaaaaaactcgcgagcgatcgctatgaaggttgcgggtgtgcccaccagcgccaactgtcggccagataccactcttgtatgtaaacaaaaccttcaattcttctctgtcgacgttgacgacaagacgtatcaatactcgctgtagaacctggagttttctcaacatatttggtgaagtacttcattttggtttgagctttcgcagtgcaggtgttttatcttcatcttaaatcttgaactcgtttttggatagatttaatttttgatgacaaagagagtatggactttctttgacttttaaatggccgacccttcccttagacggaagtgtgtttaggcttttagcaattatcttatcacgttataaattaattatagattttcctctatatattttatatctcaccgcctttattaggcctcttcgattaactttccatttataataaacatcaaaataaattttaatgatttgtttatatgcgacctttcctgagagtaggcggtcctaacttggaaaccgaagttaaacaacgttgagccttttcaatcgtaaatagcttttaaagagctaatgatttaaaactttttaaatgaattttttttaatagatattttatgaaagattttcttttaatagtcttcgtactgtttcaaagatgaactaacgtttagtttatttatgctacgcagtttgcgctctatcgttacgatagagagagagagtatcacggtttcactttgcagaaagagtaaatcgattctgacgttttgttcattcttctttcaaagcttaaatgttttaaattctattttaaaggaactttttaattgaaaaacctttcagttttttcctttggtcaaataacatgtttttttgacgaaacgtaagtgggctcttctcttaggtgggaaatcaagagagagagagagagagatagagacggagggagagagaggagagaaaacgttccgttcaagcgggtaacgttgttctcgagttactctcgtccctagtctctgtacggggagaaaggataaaacgtttttagttttttattctcttccctaggcaatgtacggtgagagattgaaaacgtagttttgaatgaactagtgtttagtctcttccccagccactgaatttttttatcttaaaatatgtttactgttttttgctggtattaatgtgcttgcattatacgactgatttcgcaattacaaccttttgatgagggtagaattgcgtgcttcaggtagaaatcagttttattcatacctgatgtgaattgttaaaagattcgatttcagtgaaataagtgcaaaacagaaaattgtagtgataaagtgatattgcgcaaagtgttatcagtgttgcgaccgagggttcgtctgttcgtgcctgtcgttcgcctagaccgggacctcttgcaagctcccaagcccaggggagaagtaatgtcgtacgacttatgggttcgagaggccttgatcagcgaacagacgttccctctatggtatcgggtgtatcttaccaagatcacccctaccataaggcgagagagacgattttctcctcgtcatccgaaggcttttcgcataagaaaccgtgaaacaaggtttcgaggccctttaagcgaaagtcagtcctttcaggacaggtccagcgtcctggttgtagccattaggacagctctgaccctatgcagtcatcggaagactgctcgccgcctaacaaaagcgtaacacagactccgagagtctttttgtaggcaaggttttgcggtcacagacgttaccctcgtctcttaccgcaaccatttccgttgatcctaaatgggttgtacggcaagacatgcagaataagcttgcctcccttatggaagactattatgccgataagtccgttgagcctagccgtttatctcatcgagatcctggctttcagccaccctaacgttcctttgtgcgtcctgttgacgttggcgtagctaagtcacgtcagtcaggttgtatagaaccacactcgatgcggtctcgtgtggattttcagccacatttggacgttaggccacttgctgatgctcctgttgacgttcaggacgttcgctaacaatcggagttgacttgttttgacgctgtgcgtcaacctccgcattctagagttgttttgactgctcagtctaggcggtcaaagcagtctcgagtggacgctgtgcgtcctcacgcacctgttgttgttgacagttcacagactgtcaagcagttacatgacgttgcgtcctggtctctcgcacctgttgttgttgacagttcacagactgtcaagcagttacatgacgttgcgtcctggtccgctactaatgcaccagtgcgtgtggactctgcttgtaaagcattgccaccacggtaggtctctctcttgcttgagactcagctattatcggacaaggttccttcagatgaggaagttgctgttccccctcctactgatattcccttgaggactctgtcagacggagaggagcctaaagctgcttagccctctatggactttaaataaatcatgctgatttttaaggatctttgtccggatctttttgtaactgctgctcctcgttcgcctaaacgtcagagcttacactaggcctagctacttcgaagccgttgttttataagctagtgctctctcgctctcctagagagctttacgtttgctaggcgactggtttatcaccaggaggagtttgggggatacagcctttgctttcccttcttttaaactggcttatagagcgagagtctgatatgacacgagagaagttctcggcttgggagttcctgcctctgcctagatagacttctcaaacctcatagactctccctggcgcctggccatgagacgctccaagattttacaggtcaacttcacagctgttttcgagcctttgaagttttgctgtacaattatgtcatgcataaacaaggctttcagggatggctccaatgatctgacagccacgttctctgcaggaacaagtccctcagggatggctccatgatttggcagccatgttcactgcaggagtacgtaagaggcaagtgcgctcaatgtgttcattgtcaagacaaacttcacgatgaagtctaccaggctgtcttgacagcatttatggaaggcgactggatggtctctctcgaccttcaggaggcatacttccacattcctatacacccggattcccatccgtttctgaggtttgtttacaggaatgtggggtaccagtttcgagccctgtgctttggcctcagtcctgcgcctctcgtgtttacgaggctcatgaggaatgtggcaaaatccctccatctatcggggatccgagcctccctgtacttggacgactggcttctcagagcatcgtccagccttcgctgtctgcaggatctacattggacgttgagtctggccagggagttgggacttgtggtcaacctaaaagtcccaactgatcccatcccagattattctatttttggggatggagattcgcagtcaagccctgctcgaagtccaactaatgctgaaaagaaaacgtttattcagtcaggagttggaacagtctcgtagggactctctcatccctggagcagtttgtctcactagggagactaccccttctgcctctccggttccatctagcctctcactggaactaggacaagacattagagacggtatcattcccagtctccgaaccaataaaggcatgcctgaaatggtgggacaacaatatcagtctgagagagggactatccctagcagtcaagaacccaaaccacgtgttgtcctcagacgcgtcgggtttgggttggggtgcgaccctggacggtcgggaatgctcgggtctgtggacctcaagtcagaagagcatgcacatcaacggcaaggagctattagcagtccgcttggccttgatgatattagaaagcgtcttcgaaactaagtggtagaggtcaactcagacaacaccacaactttggcgtacatctccaagcaaggaggcacacactccttcacgctgctcgagatcgcaagggaccttctcttatggtctagaattcgaggcatctccctgttaacgagattcatccagggggacttgaacgtcttggcagactgtctcagtcggaggggtcaggtgatacccacggaacggaccctccacaaggacgtgggcaagagtctttgggcttcttggggtcaaccaaccatagacctctttgcctcctcgttgaccaaaaggttaccaatcttttgctctccagtcctagatacagaagcaatctacatagacgcgtttctactggattggtcttttatggacttatatgcattcccaccattcaagatagtcaacaaggtactgcagaagttcgcctctcacggagggacaaggttgacgttggttgctaccctctggcccgcgagagagtggttcaccgaggtacttcaatggctggtagactttccaagaagtcttcctctaagggtagatctgttacgtcagccccacgtaaagaatgtccatcaaagcctccccgctcttcgtctgacttccttcacactatcgaaagactttcaagagctagaggtttttcgaaggaggcagtcagtgcgattgcaagagctaggagagcttctaccattagagtataccagtcgaagtgggaagtctttcgagactggtacAAGTCAGCAtatgtgtcctcgtccagtacctctgtagcccaaatcgcagattttcttttacatctgagaaaggttcgctccctttcagctcccacgattaagggctacaggagcatgttggcttcggtctttcgacatagaggcttagatctttccaacaataaagatctccaagatctccttaagtctttcgagacctctaaggaacgtcgtttggtaactcctggatggaacttagacgtggtcctaaggttcctcatgtcagacaggtttgggccattacattcagcctccctgaaggatctcaccctcaagacacttttcctagtgtgcttggcttcggctaaaagggtcagtgaacttcatgccttcagtaagaacatcggcttttctacagaaaaaagccacttgttcacttcaacttggtttcctggccaaaaatgaactgccttctcgtccttggcctaaatcttttgatattccttgcttatcagagatcgtgggcaacgaactggaaagagtattatgtcctgttagagctcttaagttcgatttagctcgtactaagtcattacgagggaaatctgaggcattatggtgctcagttaagaaaccttcattgcctatgtcaaagaattctttgtcatattttatcagatttttttttaatacgagaagctcattctcacttgaatgagaaagaccgatgtttgcttaaggttaagacgcacgaagttagagatttagcaacctccgtggccttcaagcaaaataaatctctgcaaagtattatggacgcgactttttggagaaacaagtcagtgttcgcgtcattttacttaaaagatgtccagactctttacgaggactgctacacactgggtccattcgttgcagcgagtgcagtagtgggtgagggttctaccactacacttccctaattccaatatccttttaatctgtctcttgaaatgtttttaatattgttttatgggttgttcggaaggctaagaagcctttcgcatcctgattgatttggcgggtggtcaaagtcatttcttgagagcgcccagattaggggtttgatgaggtcctgttgtatgggttgcagcccttgatacttcagctcctgggagtctgtcagcatcctaagaggatcgctgggctccgtgaggaagacagacttacaaggcagagtaatcgtctaagtcaacttccttaccaggtacctatttattttggttttgttatattgataactgtcaaaatgaaaaaactcttagcttatacgctgtaaacataagtaactctggtctctacccacctccttgggtgtgaatcagctattatatattcaccggctaagttaaatatttaaaaatgatattttaattataaaataaatttttgaatatacttacccggtgaatatataaattaaatgaccctcccttcctccccaatagagacacagcgggacgagaagaattgaaggttttgtttacatacaagagtggtatctggccgacagttggcgctggtgggcacacccgcaaccttcatagcgatcgctcgcgagttttttgagtgtgttttctgtcgagccgcagagttgcagctattatatattcaccgggtaagtatattcaaaaatttattttataattaaaatatcataattatctacgaatttgtcatattagtttTTTCTTAAGTTTATAATTCTTAGTTAATTTGCTCCactggcatcaatgaccattgatgctATGATGCTAGATAATTATAAATCATTTACTCATTTCTCACCAGTAGTTATAACTACCTCCTTAAATTTTAACTCCTTTTCCAGTTTGGTTGATGTCATACTGGATTCCTATTAAAGGActagtttgtattgttaggaaaaaaatacaaattgttctTAAAATTCAGTAATTCATTGAGTACTCTACTGTAGCTCTCAATGGTTTTGAATGTATTTATATCTTTTTCTTGAAATAATTAAgatttatttcctcttttattaGGCAAAACTAAGATTATCCTTGTATTTAAGTCCCATATTTGTTGTTTTCAGAACTGCTGACTGAGTAGAGAATATTCCATTAGAAATTGGATGTTCCTCCTGGAGAAAGGATGGATGATTTAGACAGTAATCATAGCAACCCCTGCGCCGAGAATTTAGAATTTGAAGAAAATGCATTCATGACAAATTTTAAAGGTTTCTGGATACAGAAAAGTAGAGTGAAATATGCTGGCGCTATGTACCATAAGTTTTATCGCAAAATTGCTgcaaataaaaatttcaaagatGATGATCAAAGACAAAAGGAACTTGAAAGATTAACTAAAAAATTGCTGAGGAATGAACATCGCATGTTGAAATTAGCTTTAGTAAGAAAGTCTCAACCAGGAAAGACATTTGCCAATAAAACATATTCTGAGGGTTGCATACCCCAAAAACAAGCAGACAAAAGTACTGTTTCAAAAAAGCTAGATCAGGATTCTGAGGTAAATCCTActagaaaagaaaagattaaacCTTCGGAAGATTTCTTGAAGAAACATGGACTGACTGATGGGGTGAAAAGGAAGCCTGGGAAGTATTTAAATATCAATTATGCAGATGATCCTGACATTGTGAAGTATCAAGGATTCTTCATTCATAGGAAATCTTTAGATCAGCTAAAAAAAGTTGAAGGTAGGTAGTAAGTTATGAGACCCCTCACTCGAATAAATATTCATTTaagaactttatttttattttgaatataaactATACTACAGCAGTGTACCTACtctaataataatatagtacagtgcattaaAATCTTATAGTGTTCTGGCAATATTGATATCCCTGTcccttacatatacatattaactCATTAGTATGCTGTACCATTCTCAACTGCCGAGTGTTAAAAGTGCAAGTTTTGTACATATTCTGTGAACACGATACTGTACTGTATgattatattaatgattttaataatagtaaatggtaatgaaaaaaaaaaaagatatatcaataCAAAATAACTTTATCACTAACACCTGCAATCTACTCTGCACTCATGTTTTACAATATCCATATATATTGCACTTGAAAATTCTCATATTTTTGCTGTTCATTTCAGTCTATGTTTATCTCTTATACCTTTATTCCCAGCCTTATACTTTattatccttattccctttcttattcCTTATCA comes from Palaemon carinicauda isolate YSFRI2023 chromosome 19, ASM3689809v2, whole genome shotgun sequence and encodes:
- the LOC137658705 gene encoding uncharacterized protein, which produces MDDLDSNHSNPCAENLEFEENAFMTNFKGFWIQKSRVKYAGAMYHKFYRKIAANKNFKDDDQRQKELERLTKKLLRNEHRMLKLALVRKSQPGKTFANKTYSEGCIPQKQADKSTVSKKLDQDSEVNPTRKEKIKPSEDFLKKHGLTDGVKRKPGKYLNINYADDPDIVKYQGFFIHRKSLDQLKKVEENLVLKGLSGEELRKKLRKECRKAERLVKKEKKPKIQLNSENEPKIQLNSENEPKIQLNSENVCSNPNKFQEEAPLNQKFSKMHNPQRREYHRPSLEMKPKMHVVFDD